One Pseudomonas rhizophila DNA window includes the following coding sequences:
- the hemN gene encoding oxygen-independent coproporphyrinogen III oxidase: protein MNAVSAFNRALVEKYDRPGPRYTSYPTAPQFHQAFAMDEYRQAAELSNQAPVPKPLSVYIHIPFCQSLCYYCACNKIITRKTHRAAEYLTYLKREIGLQGALFDRSRKLTQLHLGGGTPTYLTHEQLADLMECLHQAFDMDDSDAHEFSIEVDPRTIDAQQIQGLRQLGFNRLSFGVQDFDAQVQAAVNRVQSEAQVVELVEAARLARFKSVSVDLIYGLPLQTIASFDVTLSKIIALRPDRIAAYSYAHLPQRVRAQRMIRPEDMPPPERKLELLELTINRLTEAGYVYIGMDHFALPDDELVRARVQGTLQRNFQGYSTHADCDLIGLGVSSIGKVGDSYGQNVKELSQYYARLDQGLLPVQRGYRLSDDDRLRREVISELMCHGRIDFTRIQISHGVGFNEYFADALVRLEELVRDGLLEIHPDSLVLLPQGQLMMRNVAMAFDAYLGVDQTVQYSRTV from the coding sequence ATGAATGCTGTATCCGCTTTCAATCGCGCCCTGGTCGAGAAGTACGACCGTCCGGGGCCGCGCTACACCTCCTATCCGACGGCCCCGCAGTTCCATCAGGCCTTTGCCATGGATGAGTACCGCCAGGCCGCCGAGCTGAGCAACCAGGCCCCGGTGCCCAAACCCTTGTCGGTCTACATCCATATTCCGTTCTGCCAGAGCCTTTGCTACTACTGCGCGTGCAACAAAATCATTACTCGCAAGACTCATCGCGCCGCTGAATACCTGACTTACCTCAAGCGTGAGATCGGCCTGCAGGGGGCGTTGTTCGACCGCTCGCGCAAACTGACGCAACTGCACCTGGGCGGTGGCACGCCGACCTATCTGACCCATGAGCAACTGGCCGATCTGATGGAGTGCCTGCACCAGGCGTTCGACATGGACGACAGTGACGCCCATGAGTTTTCCATCGAGGTCGATCCGCGGACCATCGATGCCCAACAGATCCAGGGGCTGCGCCAGCTGGGGTTCAATCGCCTGAGCTTCGGCGTCCAGGATTTCGATGCCCAGGTGCAAGCCGCGGTCAATCGGGTGCAGAGCGAGGCCCAGGTCGTCGAGTTGGTGGAGGCGGCCCGGCTGGCGCGTTTCAAGTCCGTCAGTGTCGATCTGATCTACGGCTTGCCGCTGCAAACCATCGCCAGTTTCGATGTGACCCTGAGCAAGATCATCGCCCTGCGTCCCGACCGGATCGCCGCCTACAGCTATGCGCATCTGCCGCAACGGGTGCGGGCGCAACGGATGATCCGACCCGAAGACATGCCGCCGCCGGAGCGCAAGCTGGAGTTGCTGGAACTGACCATCAATCGTCTGACCGAAGCCGGTTATGTCTACATCGGCATGGACCATTTCGCCTTGCCGGACGACGAGTTGGTGCGCGCTCGGGTCCAGGGCACGCTGCAACGCAACTTCCAGGGGTATTCCACCCATGCCGATTGCGATTTGATCGGCCTGGGTGTGTCTTCGATCGGTAAGGTCGGTGACAGCTATGGTCAGAACGTCAAGGAGCTTTCTCAGTACTACGCTCGCCTGGATCAAGGCCTGCTGCCGGTGCAGCGCGGCTATCGCCTGAGCGACGATGACCGGTTGCGCCGCGAGGTCATCAGCGAATTGATGTGCCATGGACGGATCGATTTCACCCGGATCCAGATCAGTCACGGTGTGGGTTTCAACGAGTACTTTGCCGATGCCCTGGTCCGGCTTGAGGAACTGGTGCGCGACGGACTGCTGGAGATCCACCCCGACTCGCTGGTGCTGCTGCCCCAGGGGCAATTGATGATGCGCAACGTGGCCATGGCTTTCGACGCGTACCTGGGCGTCGACCAGACGGTCCAGTATTCGCGTACGGTTTGA